A region of the Roseiflexus sp. RS-1 genome:
CCATTGACGGTCGATAGCGCTGAGCATCATGCGCCGTTCGACGAGGCGCATGTTCTCTTCGCCGATGGCTTTCTCGCGCTCCTGGTAGTCGTCCTCGATTGCCTGCATGATCGCATCTTCGATCTCCTGGCGCGAGAGATGTTCAAGCTGCTCCGGCGACAGTTTCGTTTCGTCGAGCAACGGGTCGATTGTGCGCACTGCGCGCACCAATCCTTCGATATCCCACTCCTCGAAGTCGTCGGCGCGCCCCTTCGTTTCTGGCAGGTAGCGTTCAACCAGGGCATGCACCTCATCGGCGATCATGTCGAGCACCCGCTCGCGCATGTTCTCGCCTTCCAGAATCCTGCGCCGGTCGGCGTAGATGACCGTGCGTTGCTTGTTCATCACATCGTCGAACTCGACGGTATGTTTGCGAATATCGAAGTTGTATCCCTCAACGCGCGTTTGAGCGCTTTCGATGGTACGATTGATCAACCCGGCTTCGATCGGCAGGCTGTCATCGACGCCGAGCCGCTCCATCAGCCCCTTGACACGGTCCATCGGACCGAAGCGCCGCAGCAGGTCATCTTCGAGCGACAGATAGAAGCGCGAAGAACCGGGATCACCCTGACGACCGGCGCGCCCGCGCAGCTGGTTGTCGATACGCCGCGATTCGTGGCGTTCGGTGCCGATGATGTGCAACCCGCCCAGTTCACGCACCTCTTTACCCTCAGCTTCAGTGATGCGCCGTGCTTCTTCCTGCGCTGCCCGGATCTGTTCCGGCGTCGCCTGCTCGATCTTAATGCCGCGTTGCGCAAGAATCTCTTCAATCAGACCATCCGGGTTGCCGCCGAGCAGAATGTCGGTGCCGCGCCCCGCCATATTCGTGGCAATGGTCACTGCGCCCTTGCGCCCCGCCTGCGCCACGATCCGCGCTTCGCGCTCGTGGTACTTGGCGTTCAGCACTTCATGCTTGATGCCGCGCCGTTTCAGCATTTCGCTCAACCGCTCAGAAGTCTCGACCGACGTGGTGCCGACCAGCACCGGTCGCCCGATGGCGTGCATTTCCTCGATCTCCCGGATCACCGCCTCGAACTTCGCCTTCTCAGACCGGTAGATCTGGTCATCATAATCCTTGCGGATCATCGGGCGGTGCGTCGGAATGACGACGACTTCCAGATTGTAGATCTTGGCGAACTCCTCACGTTCGGTGTAGGCAGTACCGGTCATACCGGCAAGTTTCTGGTACATGCGGAAGTAGTTCTGGAACGTGATCGTCGCCAGGGTAACATTCTCCTGGCGCGGCTTCACGCCCTCCTTCGCCTCCACCGCCTGGTGCAGACCGTCGGACCAGCGGCGCCCTGGCATCTTGCGACCGGTGAACTCATCGACGATGATGACCTCGCCATGTTCGACAATGTAATCCCGGTCGCGCTGGTAGATGAACTCGGCCCGCAGCGCATTGTCCAGATAGTGGGTCAGGCGGTAGTATTTCGGGTCATAGAGCGATTCCCCTTCAGGAATCTTCAGCAATCGCTCGATCTTCGCCACACCCTGATCGGTCAACTGAATACTCTTCGAGCGCGGTTCGATGACGAAATCGCCCTCCGGATCCTCGATCATCTGCTTCTTGATCTGGTCGGGCGTGTAGGGGCTGGGTTTGAGATGGCGCACCAGCGTGGCAAACCGGCGATATTCATCGCCGCTCTCCTGCGCCGGACCGGAAATGATCAACGGCGTGCGCGCCTCGTCGATCAGAATATTGTCCACCTCATCGACAATCGCATAGTGCAGTTCACGCTGC
Encoded here:
- the secA gene encoding preprotein translocase subunit SecA → MKAFFEKLLGFGPDRAIKQIEPIVRRINSLEPSVEALSNAELRAKTDEFKQRLADGETLDDLLPEAFAVVREAARRTIGQRHYDVQLIGGIVLHQGKIAEMKTGEGKTLVATLPLYLNALTGRGCHLVTVNDYLAKVGAGWMGPIYHLLGLSVATISHEYSAIYDPDYVDPKANPDDRRLVHWRPCSRREAYLADITYGTNNEFGFDYLRDNMAWDLAQLVQRELHYAIVDEVDNILIDEARTPLIISGPAQESGDEYRRFATLVRHLKPSPYTPDQIKKQMIEDPEGDFVIEPRSKSIQLTDQGVAKIERLLKIPEGESLYDPKYYRLTHYLDNALRAEFIYQRDRDYIVEHGEVIIVDEFTGRKMPGRRWSDGLHQAVEAKEGVKPRQENVTLATITFQNYFRMYQKLAGMTGTAYTEREEFAKIYNLEVVVIPTHRPMIRKDYDDQIYRSEKAKFEAVIREIEEMHAIGRPVLVGTTSVETSERLSEMLKRRGIKHEVLNAKYHEREARIVAQAGRKGAVTIATNMAGRGTDILLGGNPDGLIEEILAQRGIKIEQATPEQIRAAQEEARRITEAEGKEVRELGGLHIIGTERHESRRIDNQLRGRAGRQGDPGSSRFYLSLEDDLLRRFGPMDRVKGLMERLGVDDSLPIEAGLINRTIESAQTRVEGYNFDIRKHTVEFDDVMNKQRTVIYADRRRILEGENMRERVLDMIADEVHALVERYLPETKGRADDFEEWDIEGLVRAVRTIDPLLDETKLSPEQLEHLSRQEIEDAIMQAIEDDYQEREKAIGEENMRLVERRMMLSAIDRQWIDYLTGMEDLRQEIGLQAVAQRDPLIEYQRNAYAMFEELKANIQRDIVYQIIPVSFQYEQHLRQVEAEQQRRLLAAQQAGAADGNAKGARTVRHSVRLPGRNEPCPCGSGKKFKVCHWGREEELIALLQQRQTDQHAAVAADTPAQPAPQATATRPPTSQVPRGRAAPPPANPQPRSGKSPAQAPRGKGASARKK